The Holophagales bacterium genome has a segment encoding these proteins:
- the acpS gene encoding holo-ACP synthase, with protein sequence MIVGIGTDLLDVGRMARELAREGAGFRDDVFTPAEVAYCEAHAHPAQHFAVRFAAKEACWKALGAPEKSVSLRDVEVVKPEAGPPRLVMAGRARDEAERLGVKRALVSLTHTSTLAQATVLLED encoded by the coding sequence ATGATCGTCGGGATCGGTACCGATCTCCTCGACGTCGGTCGTATGGCGCGCGAGCTGGCCCGCGAAGGTGCGGGATTTCGCGACGACGTCTTCACTCCTGCCGAGGTTGCCTACTGCGAGGCCCACGCCCACCCCGCCCAGCACTTCGCCGTCCGCTTCGCGGCGAAAGAAGCGTGCTGGAAGGCGCTCGGAGCCCCGGAGAAGAGCGTTTCCCTGAGGGACGTCGAGGTGGTGAAGCCAGAGGCCGGCCCTCCGCGCCTCGTCATGGCGGGCCGGGCGAGGGATGAGGCCGAGCGGCTCGGGGTGAAGCGCGCCCTCGTCTCCCTGACGCACACGTCCACGCTCGCCCAGGCGACCGTGCTGCTCGAAGACTGA
- a CDS encoding aldo/keto reductase, producing MPARAEGKIRFLGASTGGEIARRCIAPRCIASGDFDVLQLDYSLTNRGDEGVVRLCGERGIGVLVRGGLAYGRLTTRVLPHLESLNEPERSLTKALLDLVGGDGRKLTALALQFLYRNPHVTSVLAGTRRTEHVKANLDLVDLDLGPGTLEEAIRITAPPATVV from the coding sequence TTGCCGGCGCGGGCCGAGGGCAAGATCCGGTTCCTCGGCGCCTCTACCGGGGGAGAGATCGCGCGCAGGTGCATCGCGCCCAGGTGCATCGCGTCCGGCGACTTCGACGTTCTCCAGCTGGACTACAGCCTGACGAACCGGGGTGACGAGGGCGTCGTCCGGCTCTGTGGAGAACGGGGCATCGGCGTTCTCGTCCGGGGCGGCCTGGCCTATGGCCGGCTCACGACGCGGGTCCTTCCCCACCTCGAGAGCCTGAACGAGCCAGAAAGGTCACTGACGAAAGCCCTGCTCGATCTGGTCGGTGGCGACGGCCGGAAACTGACGGCGCTGGCGTTGCAATTCCTGTATCGGAACCCCCACGTTACGTCCGTCCTCGCGGGAACGAGGCGCACCGAGCACGTGAAGGCCAACCTCGACCTCGTGGACCTGGACCTCGGCCCCGGCACGCTGGAGGAGGCCATCAGGATCACCGCCCCGCCTGCGACCGTCGTGTAG
- the kbl gene encoding glycine C-acetyltransferase: MPAVASFRDVYGSELEAIRAAGLYKDERFIHDPQGAEIEVEFPVGAAPKRVLNLCANNYLGLSSHPRVVAAAHAGLEKRGYGMSSVRFICGTQDIHRTLERRLSEFLGTEETILFSSCLDANAGVFEALFGEKDVLIADRLVHASIVDGMRLCKAMTDTYKHSDMGHLEEKLVEHADKRFRVVITDGVFSMDGDLAKLDEIVALAGKYGALTFVDDSHATGFIGRTGRGTPEHCGVHGRVDLVTTTFGKALGGASGGCVSGRKELVDMCRQRARPYLFSNTLASVIVSGTLEVLDLVSETTERRDHLEENTLFWRKGLTEAGFDIKAGASPIVPVMLYDARLAQDVARDLFAEGVYVVGFFFPVVAKGQARIRTQLSAAHTREHLERALDAFVKVGKKHDILGKTKAEIVARYGL; encoded by the coding sequence ATTCCTGCCGTCGCCTCCTTCCGCGACGTTTACGGCTCCGAGCTCGAGGCGATCCGCGCGGCCGGTCTCTACAAGGACGAACGCTTCATCCACGACCCCCAGGGGGCCGAGATCGAGGTCGAGTTCCCCGTCGGGGCCGCGCCGAAGAGGGTCCTCAACCTCTGCGCGAACAACTACCTCGGACTCTCCTCGCACCCCCGCGTCGTCGCGGCCGCGCACGCGGGCCTCGAGAAACGGGGCTACGGGATGTCCTCGGTCCGCTTCATCTGCGGCACGCAGGACATCCACCGGACGCTCGAGCGCCGGCTCTCGGAGTTCCTCGGGACCGAGGAGACGATCCTCTTCTCTTCCTGCCTCGACGCGAATGCCGGCGTCTTCGAGGCGCTCTTCGGCGAGAAGGACGTCCTCATCGCCGACCGCCTCGTCCACGCGTCGATCGTCGACGGGATGCGGCTCTGCAAGGCGATGACCGACACCTACAAGCACTCGGACATGGGGCACCTCGAGGAGAAGCTCGTCGAGCACGCCGACAAGCGGTTCCGGGTCGTCATCACCGACGGCGTCTTCTCGATGGACGGCGACCTGGCGAAGCTCGACGAGATCGTCGCCCTCGCCGGGAAGTACGGCGCGCTCACCTTCGTCGATGACTCGCACGCCACGGGGTTCATCGGGAGGACCGGTCGAGGGACGCCCGAGCACTGCGGCGTCCACGGTCGCGTCGACCTCGTCACCACGACGTTCGGCAAGGCGCTCGGCGGCGCCTCCGGGGGTTGCGTCAGCGGGCGCAAGGAGCTCGTCGACATGTGCCGCCAGCGGGCGCGGCCGTACCTCTTCTCGAACACGCTCGCCTCGGTCATCGTCTCGGGAACGCTCGAGGTCCTCGACCTCGTCTCGGAGACCACCGAACGGCGGGACCATCTCGAGGAGAACACGCTCTTCTGGCGGAAGGGCCTGACCGAGGCCGGCTTCGACATCAAGGCCGGCGCGAGCCCGATCGTCCCGGTGATGCTCTACGACGCCAGGCTCGCGCAGGACGTGGCCCGGGATCTCTTCGCCGAGGGGGTCTACGTGGTCGGCTTCTTCTTCCCGGTCGTGGCGAAGGGGCAGGCGCGCATCCGGACGCAGCTCTCGGCGGCCCACACGCGCGAGCACCTCGAGCGCGCTCTCGACGCGTTCGTGAAGGTCGGGAAGAAGCACGACATCCTCGGGAAGACGAAGGCCGAGATCGTGGCCCGGTACGGGCTCTGA
- a CDS encoding acyl carrier protein, with the protein MDDLRIAILEYVRREYLEEDDDRTLTASTRLISGGIVDSFSMVSLKRFLERKCDLKIPDADATPEAFDTVDSIAALVERLSAVKA; encoded by the coding sequence ATGGACGACCTTCGGATCGCCATCCTGGAATACGTCCGCCGCGAGTACCTCGAGGAGGACGACGACCGGACCCTGACGGCTTCCACCCGTCTCATTTCGGGCGGCATCGTCGACTCGTTCTCGATGGTCTCGCTCAAGCGCTTCCTCGAGCGCAAGTGCGACCTGAAGATCCCCGACGCAGACGCCACCCCGGAGGCGTTCGACACGGTCGACTCCATCGCCGCCCTCGTCGAGCGCCTGTCGGCAGTGAAGGCCTGA
- a CDS encoding inorganic pyrophosphatase — protein sequence MSKPIPEGLWELLPLLFRPHPWHGISVGDEAPDKVTAFIEIVPTDPVKYELDKTTGYLKIDRPQKFSNVYPSLYGFIPQTYCGEENAAFCAQKTKREGIVGDGDPLDVCVLSEKDISHGDVLMDVIPIGGLRMLDNNEADDKIVAVLEGDAVFGQLREIYQLPPALVDRLKHYFLTYKQAPDSLQPHRVEITHVYGREEAHEVIRRSRADYDKRFGKLRELLTAALRA from the coding sequence ATGAGCAAGCCGATTCCCGAGGGCCTCTGGGAGCTCCTTCCCCTCCTCTTCCGGCCCCACCCGTGGCACGGCATCTCGGTCGGCGACGAGGCTCCCGACAAGGTGACCGCCTTCATCGAGATCGTGCCGACGGACCCCGTGAAGTACGAGCTCGACAAGACCACCGGGTACCTGAAGATCGACCGCCCCCAGAAGTTCTCGAACGTCTACCCCTCGCTCTACGGCTTCATCCCGCAGACGTACTGCGGGGAGGAGAACGCCGCGTTCTGCGCCCAGAAGACGAAGCGCGAGGGAATCGTCGGCGACGGCGACCCGCTCGACGTCTGCGTCCTTTCCGAGAAGGACATCTCCCACGGCGACGTCCTGATGGACGTGATCCCGATCGGCGGCCTCCGGATGCTCGACAACAACGAGGCCGACGACAAGATCGTCGCCGTCCTCGAGGGCGACGCCGTCTTCGGCCAGCTGCGCGAGATCTACCAGCTTCCCCCGGCGCTCGTCGACCGGCTCAAGCACTACTTCCTCACCTACAAGCAGGCGCCCGACTCGCTGCAGCCGCACCGGGTGGAGATCACCCACGTCTACGGGCGCGAGGAGGCCCACGAGGTGATCCGCCGGAGCCGCGCCGACTACGACAAGAGGTTCGGAAAGCTCCGCGAGCTCCTGACCGCAGCCCTACGGGCCTGA
- the acsA gene encoding acetate--CoA ligase → MRNGETVGPALLELPRTGTRPPNIGSWEAAREGFDWPLAERELGWEREGPVNIGWNLADRICRRGLAAKPALLWEAADGGERRYTFDDLRVLSNTIAAWLAGRGIAPGERVCLFMDRVPELYLAFVGILKLGAVVQPLFSAFGEESLATRLVDAGTCCVLTQRKHLPKVRRARALLPDLRLVVVVDAGAAPLGEGEVALDLDAEPRVESYEVFPAKPETPSVLHYTSGTTGQPKGAQHVHRSLIAQYLTTKWVLDLKEDDVYWCNADPGWVTGTSYGIIGPWACGVTQVVLDAGFGAERWYAFLEKRRVTVWYSAPTAIRLLMKEGLEVVKRHDLSALRHLASVGEPLNPEAVHWSREAFGLPFHDTFWQTETGCIVVSNYPGMPIKAGSMGKPFPGITAAILDLKTYEPLSEPGRVGMIGLLPGWPSMIREYRGNPAGYAKKFANGWYLTGDRGTVDADGYFWFVGRDDDVINTGGHLVGPFEIESALLEHAAVAESAAVAKPDPVNMEVVKAFVTLKPGFTASPDLELEIMNFVRKRLSPIAMPQEIAFVPSLPRTRSGKIVRRVLRAQEFGEPLGDVSTLMED, encoded by the coding sequence ATGAGGAACGGAGAAACGGTCGGCCCGGCGCTCCTCGAGCTCCCTCGAACCGGGACCCGTCCCCCGAACATCGGCTCGTGGGAGGCGGCGCGGGAGGGCTTCGACTGGCCACTCGCCGAACGCGAGCTCGGCTGGGAGCGGGAAGGCCCGGTCAACATCGGCTGGAACCTCGCGGACCGGATCTGCCGGCGCGGGCTGGCGGCCAAGCCGGCGCTCCTCTGGGAAGCGGCCGACGGGGGCGAGCGCCGCTACACCTTCGACGACCTTCGCGTCCTCTCGAACACGATCGCCGCGTGGCTGGCCGGAAGGGGAATCGCGCCCGGCGAGCGGGTCTGCCTCTTCATGGACCGCGTCCCAGAGCTCTACCTCGCCTTCGTCGGAATCCTGAAGCTCGGGGCGGTCGTCCAGCCGCTCTTCTCGGCCTTCGGCGAGGAGTCGCTCGCGACGCGCCTCGTCGACGCCGGGACGTGCTGCGTCCTGACGCAGAGGAAGCACCTCCCGAAGGTCCGGCGCGCCCGCGCTCTGCTGCCGGACCTGCGCCTCGTCGTCGTCGTCGACGCCGGGGCGGCACCGCTCGGGGAGGGGGAGGTCGCGCTCGACCTCGACGCAGAGCCTCGCGTCGAGAGCTACGAGGTCTTCCCTGCGAAGCCCGAGACGCCGTCGGTTCTCCACTACACCTCGGGGACGACGGGACAGCCGAAAGGCGCGCAGCACGTCCATCGCTCGCTCATCGCCCAGTACCTGACGACGAAGTGGGTCCTCGACCTGAAGGAGGACGACGTCTACTGGTGCAACGCCGACCCGGGCTGGGTGACGGGGACCTCGTACGGGATCATCGGTCCCTGGGCCTGCGGCGTCACCCAGGTCGTCCTCGACGCCGGGTTCGGCGCCGAGCGCTGGTACGCGTTCCTCGAGAAGCGGCGGGTCACCGTCTGGTACTCGGCGCCGACCGCGATCCGCCTGCTGATGAAGGAGGGGCTCGAGGTCGTGAAACGGCACGACCTCTCGGCGCTCCGGCACCTCGCGAGCGTCGGCGAGCCCCTGAACCCCGAGGCCGTCCACTGGTCGCGCGAGGCGTTCGGCCTCCCGTTCCACGACACGTTCTGGCAGACGGAGACGGGCTGCATCGTCGTCTCGAACTATCCCGGCATGCCGATCAAGGCGGGCTCGATGGGGAAGCCGTTCCCCGGTATCACCGCGGCGATCCTCGACCTGAAGACGTACGAGCCGCTCTCAGAGCCGGGACGCGTCGGGATGATCGGCCTCCTCCCGGGCTGGCCCTCGATGATCCGCGAGTACAGGGGCAACCCCGCGGGCTACGCGAAGAAGTTCGCGAACGGCTGGTACCTCACGGGCGACCGCGGGACCGTCGACGCCGACGGCTACTTCTGGTTCGTCGGGCGCGACGACGACGTCATCAACACCGGCGGGCACCTCGTGGGGCCTTTCGAGATCGAGTCGGCCCTCCTCGAGCACGCCGCCGTCGCCGAGTCGGCCGCCGTGGCGAAGCCCGACCCGGTGAACATGGAGGTCGTCAAGGCCTTCGTCACGCTCAAGCCGGGCTTTACGGCCTCTCCCGATCTCGAGCTCGAGATCATGAACTTCGTCCGCAAGCGCCTCTCCCCGATCGCCATGCCGCAGGAGATCGCCTTCGTCCCCTCGCTCCCGAGGACGCGGAGCGGAAAGATCGTCCGGCGGGTCCTGCGCGCACAGGAGTTCGGCGAGCCGCTCGGCGACGTCTCGACTTTGATGGAGGACTGA
- a CDS encoding protein kinase, producing the protein METDAFAPLQELLAGRYRIDRELGRGGFATVYQIWNPRLERAEALKVLAPGHQADEDFSRRFTQEVRLAAALEHPSIVKVYDFGETRGIYWYSMQLVEGRTLSGEVRERGPLRERETARIAIPLLEALEYSHGRGIVHRDIKPENVILDRDGRPFLMDFGIAKSSGSLVKTQTGFLLGTPAYVAPEQAQGKKLDGRADLYALGVTLYKTVSGAYPFEAEDPLQAVILRLTQPPRPLGEARPGVDPGFAGIVMRALEREPDRRFPSARSMRDAMDAYLAGRPAETAATRVLGFGEVQDGAAPAPPPMSPDPTVLGPVTPQVPAHADTQAPRVVATSVLSAPSRRSYVVPMAAVFVILLFAVAGTGLVVLRTGGKPAEKPSAPRPTALPTHAQPEAAPTALPPSPTLVTTPATPPESAPAAVPEPTAATLRVLRPTRPPDPAPPPVRRAVTLPERLTPDPPFAGATPGGCSGAAVTVGFAIDPDGNVVAPRLFPSDAPPECGRFVMEALPRWKWRPAVDAAGAPALSARLMVYVQLP; encoded by the coding sequence ATGGAGACGGACGCCTTCGCGCCCCTGCAGGAGCTTCTCGCCGGGCGGTACCGGATCGACCGGGAGCTCGGGCGGGGCGGGTTCGCGACGGTCTACCAGATATGGAACCCGCGCCTGGAGCGGGCCGAGGCGCTCAAGGTCCTCGCGCCGGGGCACCAGGCCGACGAGGACTTTTCCCGGCGCTTCACGCAGGAGGTCCGTCTCGCGGCGGCTCTCGAGCACCCCTCGATCGTCAAGGTCTACGACTTCGGGGAGACCCGCGGGATCTACTGGTACTCGATGCAGCTCGTCGAGGGGCGGACCCTCTCGGGAGAGGTCCGGGAGCGAGGTCCCCTTCGCGAGAGAGAGACGGCGCGCATCGCGATTCCCCTCCTCGAGGCGCTCGAGTACAGCCACGGCCGCGGGATCGTCCACCGCGACATCAAACCCGAGAACGTCATCCTCGACCGCGACGGCCGGCCCTTCCTGATGGACTTCGGGATCGCGAAGTCTTCCGGCTCGCTCGTCAAGACGCAGACCGGTTTCCTCCTCGGGACGCCGGCCTACGTCGCTCCGGAGCAGGCCCAGGGAAAGAAGCTCGACGGGCGAGCGGACCTCTACGCCCTCGGCGTGACGCTCTACAAGACCGTGTCGGGAGCCTATCCGTTCGAAGCGGAGGATCCGCTCCAGGCGGTGATCCTGAGGCTGACGCAGCCACCCCGACCGCTCGGTGAAGCCCGTCCCGGGGTCGACCCCGGTTTCGCCGGGATCGTCATGCGCGCGCTCGAGCGCGAGCCGGACCGGCGCTTCCCTTCCGCCCGTTCCATGCGGGACGCGATGGACGCCTATCTCGCGGGTCGCCCGGCGGAGACCGCGGCGACCCGGGTTCTGGGTTTCGGGGAGGTCCAGGACGGCGCGGCGCCGGCGCCGCCTCCCATGTCGCCCGATCCGACCGTCCTCGGGCCCGTAACGCCTCAGGTTCCCGCTCACGCGGACACGCAGGCGCCGCGCGTCGTCGCGACCTCCGTCCTGAGCGCGCCGTCGCGCCGTTCGTACGTCGTCCCCATGGCGGCGGTGTTCGTCATCCTCCTTTTCGCGGTGGCCGGAACGGGGCTCGTCGTTCTCCGGACCGGCGGGAAGCCCGCGGAGAAGCCGTCCGCACCCCGGCCGACGGCTCTCCCGACCCACGCGCAGCCGGAGGCGGCGCCGACCGCCCTCCCGCCGTCGCCGACCCTGGTGACGACCCCGGCGACGCCTCCGGAATCCGCTCCGGCGGCCGTCCCCGAGCCGACGGCAGCGACGCTCCGCGTCCTGCGTCCCACGCGCCCTCCCGATCCGGCCCCTCCTCCGGTGCGCAGGGCGGTCACGCTTCCCGAGCGCCTGACGCCCGATCCGCCGTTCGCCGGCGCGACTCCCGGCGGCTGCTCCGGCGCCGCGGTGACCGTCGGCTTCGCCATCGACCCGGACGGCAACGTCGTCGCCCCGCGCCTGTTCCCGTCGGATGCCCCCCCCGAATGCGGCCGGTTCGTGATGGAGGCCCTGCCCCGCTGGAAATGGCGGCCCGCGGTCGACGCCGCCGGCGCACCGGCCCTGTCCGCGCGCCTCATGGTCTACGTCCAGCTCCCCTGA
- a CDS encoding S8 family serine peptidase has translation MALVLAVSAASADPEPGVPSAAEAAKISPWVLAATERAGEAPILVLLSTQADLSGAAALASKGEKGRFVTEALRRTARESQASLLERLRQLGVPHRSFFAANAVAMTVGRKVVLELASRADVGRVEGDARVAVDLPKPGPGTSRGDSVAAVEPGIAQTRAPEVWAAGHTGVGIVVGGQDTGISWTHPALQAAYRGWNGVTASHDYNWHDSIHSSTGPCGANAVAPCDDDVHGTHTLGTVAGLGGANQIGMAPGSRWIGCRNMDGGNGTPSTYLECLEFFLAPYPVGGTPAQGDPAKAPHVTNNSWACPSYEGCAADTLRLAVAAQRAAGIFTSVSAGNSGSACSTVADPPAIYAESWVVGALVTGTTSIASFSSRGPVTLDGSGRTKPDIAAPGTSTRSSVPGGGYGSLSGTSMASPHVAGAVALIWSAQPALVGQVAQTERILADSAVAVSSSACGSVAGVRPNNVFGWGSLDVKAAVDLAFVRPIVSGVSPADGPSAGGTAVTILGANFSTSTPPAVSFGGVAASSVTVGSAGSLVAVAPPRAPGAVDVTVTNPGGASGTIGAAYTYLAPPGTSFHTLVPCRVLDTRWADGPLGGPVLAAGQARTFVLAGACGVPADAVAVAVNVTATEAESTGALTLFSPDGPLPPDRHAPFQARPDARELGLRPARGRAEPRRVERLHRLGARHRRRERLLQVVDLALYCGRISSVRRLFPRPAGVSFVSFGYSFPKPWTFRRSFGTPRPTRKSETTRARSRESFRLRSSPPVESVWPQT, from the coding sequence TTGGCGCTCGTCCTCGCTGTCTCAGCGGCGTCGGCAGATCCGGAGCCCGGCGTTCCGTCGGCGGCCGAGGCCGCGAAGATCTCGCCGTGGGTCCTGGCGGCCACCGAGCGGGCGGGCGAGGCGCCAATCCTGGTCCTGCTCTCGACGCAGGCCGATCTTTCCGGCGCGGCCGCGCTCGCGTCGAAGGGGGAGAAGGGGCGGTTCGTCACCGAGGCGCTTCGCCGGACGGCCCGCGAGTCGCAAGCCTCTCTTCTCGAGCGCCTTCGCCAGCTCGGGGTTCCCCACCGCTCCTTCTTTGCCGCAAACGCCGTGGCGATGACCGTGGGCCGCAAGGTCGTCCTCGAGCTGGCCTCCCGCGCCGACGTGGGGCGGGTCGAAGGAGACGCCCGGGTCGCGGTCGACCTGCCGAAACCCGGTCCCGGGACATCCCGCGGCGATTCCGTGGCCGCCGTCGAGCCGGGAATCGCTCAGACCCGCGCGCCGGAGGTCTGGGCCGCCGGACACACCGGCGTCGGGATCGTCGTCGGCGGGCAGGACACGGGAATCTCGTGGACCCACCCGGCGCTGCAGGCGGCGTACCGGGGATGGAACGGCGTAACGGCCAGCCACGATTACAACTGGCACGACTCCATCCACTCCTCGACCGGGCCGTGCGGCGCGAACGCCGTCGCTCCCTGCGACGACGACGTGCACGGAACCCACACTCTCGGCACGGTGGCCGGCCTCGGCGGAGCCAACCAGATCGGGATGGCGCCGGGATCGCGTTGGATCGGCTGCCGCAACATGGACGGCGGAAACGGGACGCCCTCGACCTACCTCGAGTGCCTCGAGTTCTTCCTCGCGCCGTACCCGGTCGGGGGGACTCCGGCGCAGGGCGACCCTGCTAAGGCCCCGCACGTGACGAACAACTCGTGGGCCTGTCCGTCCTACGAAGGGTGTGCCGCCGATACCCTGAGGCTCGCCGTCGCGGCGCAGCGCGCGGCCGGGATCTTTACGTCGGTCTCGGCGGGGAACTCGGGATCCGCCTGCTCCACCGTCGCCGACCCTCCGGCGATCTACGCCGAGAGCTGGGTCGTCGGGGCGCTGGTGACGGGCACGACGTCGATCGCCTCCTTCAGCAGCCGGGGCCCGGTGACGCTCGACGGGAGCGGACGGACGAAGCCGGACATCGCGGCACCCGGAACGAGCACCCGTTCGAGCGTTCCCGGCGGAGGTTATGGATCGCTCTCGGGAACCTCGATGGCCTCGCCGCACGTCGCCGGCGCCGTCGCGCTCATCTGGTCCGCCCAGCCCGCCCTCGTGGGCCAGGTCGCACAGACCGAGAGGATCCTGGCCGACTCGGCAGTCGCCGTCAGCTCGTCGGCGTGCGGTTCCGTTGCGGGCGTGCGGCCGAACAACGTCTTCGGCTGGGGGAGCCTCGACGTGAAGGCCGCCGTGGATCTCGCCTTCGTCCGGCCGATCGTCTCGGGCGTCTCTCCGGCAGACGGCCCGTCCGCAGGAGGGACCGCGGTCACGATCCTCGGTGCCAACTTCTCGACCTCCACGCCGCCGGCCGTCTCGTTTGGCGGAGTGGCGGCCTCGTCGGTGACCGTCGGCTCGGCGGGGAGCCTCGTCGCGGTCGCACCTCCCCGAGCGCCCGGCGCAGTCGACGTCACGGTCACGAACCCCGGCGGGGCTTCGGGGACGATCGGCGCCGCGTACACCTACCTGGCGCCGCCGGGGACGTCGTTCCACACGCTCGTCCCCTGCCGTGTCCTCGACACGCGATGGGCCGACGGACCGCTCGGTGGGCCAGTTCTCGCCGCCGGACAGGCGCGGACGTTCGTCCTGGCGGGCGCCTGCGGCGTCCCGGCGGACGCCGTCGCCGTGGCGGTCAACGTGACCGCGACCGAAGCGGAGTCCACGGGAGCCCTGACCCTCTTCTCCCCGGACGGCCCCCTGCCTCCCGACCGGCACGCTCCATTTCAGGCCCGGCCAGACGCGCGCGAACTGGGCCTTCGTCCTGCTCGGGGTCGGGCCGAGCCTCGGCGTGTCGAACGGCTCCACCGGCTCGGTGCACGCCATCGTCGACGTGAGCGGCTACTTCAGGTAGTGGACCTGGCTCTCTACTGCGGCAGGATCAGCTCCGTCCGCCGGTTGTTTCCCCGGCCGGCGGGCGTGTCGTTCGTGTCGTTCGGGTATTCCTTTCCGAAGCCCTGGACCTTCAGGCGTTCCTTCGGGACGCCGCGGCCGACGAGGAAGTCGGAGACGACACGGGCGCGATCGAGGGAGAGCTTCAGGTTGAGGTCGTCGCCGCCCGTCGAGTCCGTGTGGCCGCAGACGTAG
- a CDS encoding alpha/beta hydrolase — protein sequence MTRLNRTKRTLLGVLGIAGTTTLGGAAPPEAEAPLIGTKDYVARAAVPADERFAYGAGPSRFADLYLPKGTRPYRLVVFFHGGCWMAQYGLEPVGGFCRALADETGLAVLSVEYRRVGEEGGGWPGTFLDAAAALDFVDELATRAPVSRQRVIVAGHSAGAHLALWLAARPGLPFDDPLRTPVRIRPSRVVALGPLADLADVPGTPCGGALDGLLGPPSLRDLRLRSASPAARLPLGVPQVLVAGARDRIAPVALAKAYAEKARAAGDAAELVEIPSAGHFELVTPGSAAWPAVLEAFRRER from the coding sequence ATGACCCGCCTCAACCGCACGAAACGCACACTCCTCGGCGTCCTCGGGATCGCCGGCACGACGACCCTCGGAGGTGCCGCTCCCCCCGAAGCCGAGGCGCCGCTGATCGGGACGAAGGACTACGTCGCCCGCGCGGCGGTCCCCGCCGACGAGCGCTTTGCTTACGGCGCCGGGCCCTCCCGTTTCGCCGACCTTTATCTTCCGAAAGGGACTCGTCCGTACAGGCTGGTCGTCTTCTTTCACGGCGGCTGCTGGATGGCGCAGTACGGCCTCGAGCCGGTTGGCGGCTTCTGCCGGGCACTCGCGGACGAGACGGGCCTCGCCGTCCTGAGCGTCGAATACCGCAGGGTCGGGGAGGAGGGCGGAGGCTGGCCGGGAACGTTCCTCGACGCGGCTGCGGCCCTCGACTTCGTCGACGAGCTCGCGACGAGGGCTCCTGTCTCCCGGCAGCGCGTGATCGTCGCGGGGCACTCGGCGGGGGCTCACCTCGCTCTCTGGCTCGCCGCGAGGCCGGGCCTCCCGTTCGACGACCCTCTCCGGACGCCGGTCCGCATCCGTCCGTCCCGCGTCGTCGCCCTCGGCCCGCTCGCGGACCTCGCCGACGTCCCGGGTACGCCGTGCGGCGGGGCGCTGGACGGCCTTCTCGGTCCTCCCTCGCTGCGCGATCTCCGCCTCCGCTCGGCTTCTCCGGCGGCGCGCCTCCCCCTCGGGGTGCCGCAGGTCCTCGTCGCGGGAGCCCGCGACCGGATCGCCCCCGTCGCCCTGGCGAAGGCCTACGCGGAGAAGGCCCGCGCGGCCGGTGACGCGGCCGAGCTCGTGGAGATTCCCTCGGCCGGGCACTTCGAGCTCGTCACGCCGGGCTCCGCCGCCTGGCCGGCTGTGCTGGAGGCCTTCCGCCGGGAACGCTGA